One Pullulanibacillus sp. KACC 23026 DNA segment encodes these proteins:
- the cyoE gene encoding heme o synthase gives MSKTSQAVSTASVNKSILSWSVLKKVVKTGIIQSNVFTTFVGAYLAVYVYHQGFLEHLPFILLTLIGAAFVIGGAGAVNNYYDRDIDRLMERTQDRPTVDGSINPTIALWLGIALTIIGSIMLFSVSMTAGIMGLLGFVFYVFAYTMLTKRKTIWNTEVGCISGAIPPLIGWGAMSPHLLNPIAIGMFLLMFFWQPPHFYSIATRRFEDYREAGVPMLPVVKGMKRTKIQTLVYLVPLFGSTLLFIHFSLAFVIISALLTVVWAVLGLKGFGKMDDKKWATMMFVYSLNYLMIVFSLMVIVTFFM, from the coding sequence ATGTCTAAAACAAGTCAGGCTGTTTCAACAGCGTCTGTGAATAAGTCGATCTTATCTTGGAGTGTTCTTAAGAAGGTCGTTAAGACAGGAATTATTCAATCTAATGTTTTTACTACATTTGTAGGTGCCTATCTGGCTGTATATGTTTATCATCAAGGATTTCTTGAGCATTTGCCTTTCATTTTATTAACCCTTATTGGGGCTGCATTTGTAATTGGCGGTGCGGGGGCGGTTAATAATTATTATGACCGTGATATTGACCGATTAATGGAACGAACGCAAGACCGACCGACTGTAGATGGGTCCATTAATCCAACGATTGCTCTCTGGTTGGGGATTGCTTTAACCATTATCGGTTCGATCATGCTTTTTAGTGTGTCAATGACAGCCGGTATTATGGGGTTATTAGGCTTTGTCTTTTATGTATTTGCTTATACGATGTTGACGAAAAGAAAAACGATATGGAACACAGAAGTAGGGTGCATCTCAGGGGCTATCCCGCCGCTCATTGGCTGGGGAGCCATGTCGCCACACCTGCTTAACCCGATTGCAATTGGGATGTTCTTATTAATGTTCTTTTGGCAGCCTCCTCATTTCTATTCTATTGCGACGAGACGTTTTGAAGATTACCGAGAAGCAGGAGTCCCAATGCTGCCCGTAGTGAAAGGGATGAAACGCACCAAAATACAAACTTTGGTCTATTTAGTACCGCTTTTTGGCTCCACGCTTTTATTTATTCACTTTAGCTTGGCCTTTGTGATTATTTCTGCCTTGTTAACTGTTGTATGGGCCGTGTTAGGACTTAAAGGCTTCGGGAAAATGGATGATAAAAAATGGGCAACCATGATGTTCGTCTATTCCCTCAACTATCTGATGATCGTCTTTTCATTAATGGTGATCGTCACCTTTTTCATGTAA
- a CDS encoding DUF2207 domain-containing protein, producing MKKLWLLPLTLLLAIGVLGGCDQEKFFTIDQVTINATIQPNGSMSVAELYTYTFHGSYNGTTRTINSDVSDFKAYLVPKGDTTPFISRKEQPLKVEVDDDDDHTYKIYSKTTNDTKQVLYTYKVPNVVKNYKDVGFINYRFFDRDNDTSLNHLTINYRFPNASPSQIHAYLHDYTGKATLEPNRTAFVYSINALPAGASTEIHFLVPATYFSKQPTSNSSMMYSKLKNKEDALQQRLAERSDKLKAFQPILLIGTCGILLITLILFFIRILRRNRRYPELDKFDLAKLDPLYVHYLSNRLRLTNEAVFAKLLSLAKKKVVALAIVPVKEKYTKDKNYPNETIQFSLINENDLCSSDRRLVDWLFTKTDNERPSFSLDDLYGMTEQEKKTKNKSRDYKKKAEQFQRHFDSWKQEEEKESHLQRKNFKAPVPFFSMIALLLTCLVLIAVNHVYAIDAMSATSITILNIALGFFYIFGFFLYSVTNRWKLGFYLFLAAAFISLFFLNDHLTTVISLFFVAVIALLLSYFPSERWLPEKAAELRKIHHWKKSGAEQQSEQPMDEETFKSLLYLSIVLKVSKKFMNGQKSNEVYKRLEQTMPLLKYPDVTDTAFISTYYIYTGSAIGASSPSGGGGVSTGGGGAGAF from the coding sequence ATGAAGAAACTCTGGCTGCTGCCTCTTACCTTATTGCTCGCCATTGGTGTATTAGGCGGCTGTGATCAAGAAAAATTTTTTACAATTGATCAAGTCACCATCAACGCTACGATACAGCCGAATGGGTCGATGAGCGTAGCGGAGCTTTACACCTATACCTTTCATGGAAGCTACAACGGTACAACCCGAACGATCAATTCGGACGTTTCCGATTTCAAAGCCTACCTCGTGCCCAAGGGTGACACCACTCCGTTCATTTCGCGTAAGGAGCAGCCTTTGAAGGTTGAAGTCGATGACGATGATGATCACACTTATAAAATCTATTCAAAAACAACGAATGATACGAAGCAGGTGCTCTATACGTACAAAGTACCAAACGTGGTAAAGAACTATAAAGATGTCGGGTTCATTAACTATCGCTTTTTTGATCGTGACAATGACACCTCTTTAAACCATCTTACTATTAACTATCGCTTTCCTAATGCCAGCCCCTCTCAGATTCACGCTTACTTACATGACTACACTGGGAAAGCCACTTTAGAGCCTAATCGAACTGCTTTTGTCTATTCGATTAATGCCTTGCCAGCAGGGGCATCAACGGAAATCCATTTTCTAGTACCCGCTACCTATTTTTCTAAGCAACCAACCAGCAACTCTTCTATGATGTATTCTAAGTTAAAAAATAAGGAAGATGCTCTGCAGCAACGGCTGGCAGAACGCTCTGACAAGTTAAAAGCCTTTCAACCGATCTTACTTATAGGAACATGTGGCATTTTACTGATCACCCTGATTTTATTTTTTATCAGAATTCTAAGGCGAAACCGACGTTATCCGGAATTAGATAAATTTGATCTTGCAAAGCTAGACCCCTTATATGTTCATTATCTGTCCAACAGGTTGCGTTTGACAAATGAGGCTGTTTTCGCCAAGCTCCTTTCGCTTGCTAAAAAAAAGGTGGTGGCATTAGCCATTGTGCCTGTCAAAGAAAAATATACAAAAGATAAGAACTATCCAAATGAGACGATTCAATTCTCTCTAATCAATGAAAATGATCTTTGTTCCTCTGATCGCCGATTGGTTGATTGGCTGTTTACTAAGACCGATAATGAAAGACCTAGCTTCTCTTTAGACGACCTTTATGGGATGACCGAGCAGGAAAAAAAGACCAAAAACAAGTCTCGGGACTATAAGAAAAAAGCGGAGCAGTTTCAACGTCATTTCGATAGTTGGAAACAGGAAGAAGAGAAAGAAAGTCATCTTCAGAGAAAAAATTTCAAGGCCCCTGTTCCATTTTTCAGCATGATCGCTCTACTTCTCACGTGTCTTGTTTTAATCGCTGTGAATCATGTCTATGCCATTGATGCGATGTCAGCCACATCAATAACTATTTTGAATATCGCCTTAGGGTTCTTCTATATATTTGGCTTTTTCCTTTACTCGGTAACGAACAGATGGAAACTCGGGTTTTATCTCTTTCTTGCGGCGGCCTTTATCAGTCTCTTTTTCTTAAATGATCACTTAACGACCGTCATTAGTCTCTTTTTTGTTGCAGTGATCGCCTTATTATTGAGCTATTTCCCAAGTGAACGCTGGCTTCCTGAAAAAGCAGCGGAATTAAGGAAAATTCACCATTGGAAAAAAAGTGGCGCCGAGCAACAATCTGAACAGCCTATGGACGAAGAAACCTTTAAATCACTTTTATATTTGTCCATTGTGCTGAAAGTAAGCAAGAAATTTATGAATGGGCAAAAATCCAACGAGGTTTATAAGCGACTCGAACAAACTATGCCGTTACTAAAATACCCTGATGTAACGGACACGGCTTTTATCTCGACCTATTACATTTACACCGGAAGTGCAATCGGGGCAAGTTCGCCTTCTGGCGGAGGTGGAGTTTCTACTGGTGGTGGCGGTGCTGGCGCATTTTAA
- a CDS encoding S9 family peptidase has product MPNIEAFLGVKVAGQPVYDPNGLEVTFISNATGLPQVWALKRGEGEPRQVLKTEERIMFVKYLNHSSKRLFGMDKGVNERGQFYLLHESGEVEELVVSPDHIHRYGCCSPDGKWIAWSSNRRESAFFDVYIQHIETKEFRLVYKNDGTYGAVAWHPNGEQLLIQKTTTNLDHDLGLLSLETGEVDWLTKHDGEASFQSPQFSKDGTQLYVLTNLGVEFVGLASLNLQTRNWTWLDQPDWDLEELTINSRKDLLAYTVNTGGVSKGRLYDLIKQESRQWDTPQGTLSELSFAPDKEALGYVLNGASHPTDIWELDLDSLDSKRLTFVSDSPEVQEHLIEPELIHFNAFDGLEVPAFYYKPKTVSSDQKLPVVVFVHGGPESQIRSVYNPFLQYFISRGYAVCTPNVRGSSGYGKKYIHLDDVRKRMDSVQDLTALVDWLATDGGADRSRIAVMGRSYGGFMVLAAITHYPDIWAAAIDIVGISSFRSFLNNTSVWRRKLREAEYGSVENDGDFFDKIDPIHRTDAIQSPLLVLHGANDPRVPIEETEQMVQALQARNHPVEYIRFEDEGHFFVKTQNNVTAYTAVANFLDQYVGSI; this is encoded by the coding sequence ATGCCAAATATTGAGGCTTTTTTAGGTGTTAAGGTGGCTGGGCAGCCGGTGTATGATCCGAATGGTTTGGAAGTGACTTTTATAAGTAATGCGACGGGGCTTCCTCAGGTTTGGGCGTTGAAGAGAGGGGAGGGGGAGCCGCGGCAGGTGTTAAAAACAGAGGAGCGGATTATGTTTGTTAAATACCTGAACCATTCATCAAAACGGTTGTTTGGAATGGATAAGGGTGTGAATGAACGCGGTCAGTTTTATTTGCTGCACGAGAGTGGTGAGGTTGAGGAGCTGGTGGTTTCTCCAGATCACATCCATCGCTATGGGTGCTGCTCCCCTGATGGGAAATGGATTGCCTGGTCAAGCAACCGGCGCGAGTCTGCTTTTTTCGATGTTTATATTCAACACATTGAAACAAAAGAGTTTCGACTTGTTTATAAGAATGATGGGACATACGGGGCCGTTGCTTGGCACCCTAATGGTGAACAACTGCTTATCCAAAAAACGACAACTAATCTTGATCATGATCTTGGTCTCTTATCCTTAGAAACAGGTGAAGTTGATTGGCTGACTAAGCATGACGGAGAAGCCAGCTTTCAGTCACCGCAATTTAGCAAGGACGGGACCCAATTATATGTCCTGACCAATTTGGGTGTGGAGTTCGTCGGACTTGCTTCTCTTAATCTACAAACCCGTAATTGGACTTGGCTTGATCAGCCTGACTGGGATTTAGAGGAATTAACGATCAACTCTAGGAAAGACTTGCTCGCTTATACAGTCAATACTGGCGGAGTTTCTAAGGGCCGTTTGTATGATTTGATTAAGCAAGAAAGTCGTCAATGGGACACACCGCAGGGCACGTTATCTGAACTGTCCTTCGCTCCTGACAAAGAAGCACTGGGTTATGTATTAAATGGTGCCAGTCATCCAACTGATATTTGGGAGCTGGACCTTGATTCTTTGGACAGTAAGCGCCTCACGTTTGTCTCAGACTCTCCTGAAGTTCAAGAACATCTAATAGAACCTGAACTCATCCATTTTAATGCCTTTGATGGGTTAGAAGTGCCCGCTTTCTATTACAAACCAAAAACCGTGTCGAGCGATCAAAAGCTACCGGTTGTTGTCTTTGTTCATGGCGGACCAGAAAGCCAGATTCGATCCGTCTATAATCCCTTTCTTCAGTATTTTATAAGCCGTGGCTATGCGGTATGTACACCAAATGTTCGCGGCAGCTCGGGGTATGGAAAAAAATATATTCATTTAGATGATGTGCGTAAACGAATGGACTCGGTTCAAGATCTAACTGCCCTTGTCGATTGGCTAGCAACGGATGGGGGAGCGGACCGAAGTAGGATTGCGGTGATGGGCCGAAGTTACGGTGGTTTTATGGTACTTGCTGCGATCACACATTATCCAGATATCTGGGCCGCCGCGATTGATATCGTGGGTATTTCGAGCTTCAGATCCTTTCTTAACAATACAAGTGTTTGGAGAAGAAAGCTTCGGGAAGCGGAATATGGCAGTGTTGAGAATGATGGTGACTTTTTTGATAAGATTGATCCGATCCACCGAACAGATGCGATTCAAAGTCCTTTATTGGTTTTGCACGGTGCCAATGACCCGCGTGTGCCGATCGAAGAAACAGAACAAATGGTACAGGCGCTACAAGCCCGAAATCACCCGGTAGAATACATTCGATTTGAAGACGAGGGGCATTTCTTTGTCAAAACCCAAAACAATGTGACTGCATATACGGCGGTCGCGAACTTTTTGGATCAATACGTCGGATCGATTTAA
- a CDS encoding potassium channel protein encodes MGFKIKKFVYYLIKLKGRIFIPFILLYILMMAYLALLIEPQTFKTYLTSVYWVLTTLATVGFGDYAPVTTSGKVFTIVLYMTGIWLISFSIGKLIDSMYVIEKLKVGGKMKYTGKNHIILIGWGNKAKSAIHEILTSYKMNDIVIIDSMKTSPIVEDRIFYIRGDATDEETLLRANVHKAKGVIIFAEESIADNTKHDPLLVDGKTLLIATAITAIEKKLNLSVHVTVEVINQKHIRLFEQVMVDEFVPTEEMISHAAVRSLFSPGVTQVYSELMSGRYEEGMYEIPKRAEWLTFGDAFTELINKGATLVANHHDFTINKKLDEPIPEDAKLFVICDEETIAQLK; translated from the coding sequence ATGGGATTTAAAATCAAGAAGTTTGTGTATTATCTTATTAAATTAAAAGGCAGGATTTTTATTCCTTTTATCCTTCTCTATATTTTAATGATGGCTTATTTAGCTTTACTAATAGAGCCTCAGACCTTCAAAACCTATCTCACTTCTGTTTATTGGGTTCTTACAACGTTAGCTACGGTAGGGTTTGGCGACTATGCCCCTGTTACGACCTCTGGCAAAGTCTTCACGATTGTTCTATATATGACAGGGATCTGGTTGATCAGCTTTTCAATTGGTAAGCTCATCGATTCGATGTATGTCATTGAAAAACTTAAAGTTGGTGGGAAGATGAAGTATACAGGGAAGAATCATATTATTCTGATAGGTTGGGGAAATAAGGCAAAATCGGCCATTCATGAAATATTAACGTCTTATAAGATGAATGATATTGTGATCATTGATAGTATGAAAACCTCACCGATCGTCGAGGATCGGATCTTTTATATTCGCGGTGATGCAACGGATGAAGAAACCTTGCTTCGGGCAAACGTCCACAAAGCTAAAGGTGTGATCATTTTTGCGGAAGAATCGATAGCGGACAATACGAAGCATGACCCGCTTCTTGTTGACGGAAAAACCTTGCTTATTGCAACCGCCATTACGGCCATAGAGAAAAAGTTGAATCTTTCCGTTCATGTAACCGTCGAAGTGATTAATCAAAAACATATTCGCTTATTTGAACAAGTAATGGTCGACGAGTTTGTTCCAACAGAAGAAATGATTTCTCATGCTGCTGTCCGATCCTTATTTTCACCAGGTGTCACCCAGGTGTATTCAGAACTCATGAGCGGGCGTTATGAAGAAGGGATGTATGAGATTCCGAAACGGGCAGAATGGCTTACTTTTGGGGATGCTTTCACGGAATTAATTAATAAAGGGGCGACATTGGTTGCTAATCACCATGACTTTACGATCAATAAGAAGTTAGATGAGCCGATCCCGGAAGATGCTAAACTATTTGTCATTTGTGATGAAGAGACAATCGCTCAACTAAAATAA
- a CDS encoding sensor domain-containing diguanylate cyclase: MRIMGIIYILIVLALVELFESFGDISGLPDYFLSILIPCLNLLLLVVLFIHLRRVFHQFFTKEKQYQQLLDHSPEAIYVHRNGVLIYSNDAGAKLFGYNEPSELINRPWKEVLDPNSYASLKESSNRYSVDQQFKVHQFKLYKPDGSICYIDAKSTYIEFNGQPAREVIARDITVQEIRQEMLKKYSYIDPLTELPNRRSLLGQLEQLIRESKQTHTSFGMMFVDLDGFKQINDTYGHDKGDHLLREISEYLKRCIKPEDVVGRFGGDEFIVILPRATQWDCLFIAKKLIDNMPLFTEEQKAHQVTLSIGISLYPQNAEDVHTLIKQADEAMYAAKKQGKNNYKLAE; the protein is encoded by the coding sequence ATGAGAATAATGGGGATTATTTATATATTAATAGTGCTAGCCCTTGTTGAATTGTTTGAAAGTTTCGGCGATATAAGTGGATTGCCGGACTATTTTCTGTCTATCCTTATTCCTTGTCTGAACCTTTTATTGTTAGTTGTGTTATTCATTCATTTGAGAAGGGTCTTTCATCAATTTTTTACTAAAGAAAAGCAGTACCAGCAATTGCTGGATCATTCACCGGAAGCTATTTATGTCCATCGAAATGGTGTGTTAATTTATTCCAACGATGCAGGAGCCAAATTATTTGGTTACAATGAGCCTTCGGAATTAATCAATCGGCCATGGAAAGAGGTATTAGACCCGAATTCATATGCGAGTCTAAAGGAGTCGAGTAATAGATACAGTGTTGATCAACAATTTAAAGTCCATCAGTTTAAACTCTATAAACCGGACGGCAGCATTTGCTACATTGATGCCAAATCAACCTATATCGAATTTAATGGTCAACCGGCACGAGAAGTCATCGCTAGGGATATCACCGTACAAGAAATAAGACAAGAAATGTTAAAAAAATATTCTTATATAGATCCTTTAACCGAACTGCCCAATCGCAGGAGTTTACTGGGTCAATTGGAACAGTTAATAAGAGAGTCTAAACAAACGCATACAAGTTTTGGTATGATGTTTGTTGATCTAGATGGGTTTAAACAAATAAATGATACATACGGACATGACAAAGGAGACCACTTATTAAGGGAAATCAGTGAATACCTCAAACGTTGTATAAAACCTGAAGACGTTGTCGGGAGATTTGGCGGGGATGAATTCATCGTCATCCTGCCCCGCGCAACTCAATGGGATTGTCTCTTTATTGCAAAGAAACTGATCGATAACATGCCCTTATTCACTGAAGAACAAAAGGCTCATCAAGTAACGCTAAGTATTGGAATCTCACTCTACCCTCAAAACGCTGAAGATGTTCATACACTGATTAAACAAGCTGACGAAGCCATGTATGCAGCCAAAAAACAAGGAAAAAACAACTACAAACTGGCCGAGTGA
- a CDS encoding fructose bisphosphate aldolase — protein sequence MNVDQFKKMKDGKGFIAALDQSGGSTPKALKGYGVLEDAYSNEEDMFDLVHEMRTRIITSPAFDSTYILGAILFEQTMDRQIEGLYTADYLADKKGIVPFLKIDKGLTDLSNGVQLMKPITDLDETLRRANERHIFGTKMRSVIKEAQPEGIKAIVDQQFEIAKQIIAAGLVPIIEPEVDIYSKDKEQSEELLKAEILKQLNNLPESDYVMLKLAIPTVPNAYKELIQHPRVVRVVALSGGYSREEANEKLRKNEGLIASFSRALSENLNVNQTDEEFNAALKEAVTSIYDASVNKN from the coding sequence ATGAATGTTGATCAATTTAAGAAAATGAAGGATGGCAAGGGATTCATTGCCGCTCTCGACCAAAGCGGCGGCAGTACTCCAAAGGCGTTAAAGGGATATGGGGTATTAGAAGACGCTTATTCAAACGAGGAAGACATGTTCGATTTAGTTCATGAAATGCGAACCAGAATCATCACCTCTCCAGCTTTTGATTCTACATACATTCTTGGAGCCATTTTATTTGAACAAACGATGGATCGCCAAATTGAAGGTTTGTACACAGCCGATTATTTGGCTGACAAGAAAGGAATTGTCCCCTTCTTAAAAATTGACAAGGGATTGACTGACCTTTCGAACGGTGTTCAATTAATGAAACCCATCACGGATTTGGATGAAACGCTAAGACGGGCCAATGAACGCCACATCTTCGGCACCAAAATGCGTTCCGTGATTAAAGAAGCTCAACCTGAAGGAATTAAAGCCATTGTTGACCAGCAATTTGAGATTGCCAAACAAATCATCGCAGCTGGACTCGTTCCTATTATTGAGCCAGAAGTAGACATTTACAGCAAGGATAAAGAACAGTCTGAGGAACTTTTAAAGGCTGAAATATTAAAACAGCTTAACAACTTACCGGAATCGGATTATGTTATGTTAAAGCTAGCCATTCCTACCGTTCCAAATGCTTATAAGGAATTGATCCAGCATCCACGTGTTGTGCGTGTCGTTGCACTTTCCGGCGGCTATTCACGTGAAGAGGCGAATGAAAAGTTGAGAAAAAATGAAGGCTTGATTGCCAGCTTCTCAAGAGCCTTGAGCGAGAATTTAAATGTCAATCAAACAGACGAGGAATTTAATGCTGCTTTAAAAGAAGCCGTCACTTCTATCTATGACGCCTCAGTCAATAAAAACTAA
- a CDS encoding glutamine synthetase family protein: protein MTVEQVMAPVEQVREQLRNVDFVRLAFTDINGKLKNVELSISQLERIVEGEAMFDGSSIKGFSRIEKSDMKLVPDLSTLKVLPEYLEDGQRVALVFCNAYTTDGEPFEGDSRNVLKRTLEKAKKLGYQVNVGPEPEFFLLQENGEPNDNGGYFDLSPIDTAGKVRREIVLALESLGFVVEAAHHEVALGQHEVDFRFDEALNTADNIQLFKYVVQNVAKQHGLTATFMAKPIQGINGSGMHCNMSLFKNGENAFAGQIEQLSDIAKNFIAGVLTHAKPIAAITNSTVNSYKRIVPGYEAPVNIAWSSANRSCMIRIPAARGKSTRVEVRNPDPLANPYLALAVLIEAGLRGIEENLIAPPEATRNLFALNKDEITDLGVDFLPGNLSEALKELKESSMIREVFGDILFNSYLEEKQADWDEYRLSVSEWEIKKYQ from the coding sequence ATGACAGTTGAACAAGTAATGGCACCAGTTGAACAAGTACGTGAGCAATTAAGAAATGTTGACTTTGTCCGTTTGGCTTTTACAGACATCAATGGAAAATTAAAAAATGTTGAGCTTTCTATTTCTCAATTAGAGAGAATTGTAGAAGGCGAAGCGATGTTTGATGGTTCATCAATCAAAGGATTTTCTCGTATTGAAAAAAGTGATATGAAACTTGTTCCTGACTTATCAACTCTTAAAGTTTTGCCTGAGTATCTTGAAGACGGTCAAAGAGTTGCTCTTGTATTCTGTAACGCTTATACAACAGATGGCGAGCCATTTGAAGGGGATTCACGCAACGTTTTAAAACGCACTTTAGAAAAAGCAAAAAAATTAGGCTATCAAGTGAATGTTGGACCAGAACCAGAATTTTTCTTGCTTCAAGAAAATGGTGAGCCAAACGATAATGGCGGTTATTTTGACCTTTCTCCAATTGATACAGCGGGTAAAGTTCGCCGTGAAATCGTTCTTGCCCTTGAATCTTTAGGGTTTGTTGTTGAAGCCGCTCACCACGAAGTCGCTCTTGGTCAGCACGAAGTAGACTTCCGTTTTGATGAAGCCCTTAATACGGCAGATAACATTCAATTATTTAAATATGTTGTCCAAAATGTGGCTAAGCAGCACGGCTTAACAGCGACCTTTATGGCAAAACCAATCCAAGGCATCAACGGTTCTGGGATGCATTGTAACATGTCTTTGTTCAAAAATGGCGAGAACGCCTTTGCTGGTCAAATAGAGCAGTTGTCCGATATTGCTAAAAACTTTATCGCAGGGGTCTTAACTCACGCGAAACCAATTGCAGCCATTACGAACTCAACTGTTAACTCTTACAAGCGTATTGTTCCGGGCTATGAAGCGCCTGTTAACATTGCTTGGTCCTCTGCTAACCGTTCTTGTATGATTCGTATTCCAGCAGCAAGAGGAAAATCGACTCGTGTCGAAGTGCGTAACCCAGATCCACTTGCTAACCCATACTTAGCACTAGCAGTTCTTATTGAAGCGGGTCTAAGAGGAATTGAAGAAAACCTTATCGCACCTCCAGAAGCGACTCGCAACTTATTTGCTTTGAATAAAGATGAAATTACTGATTTAGGTGTTGATTTCTTACCTGGAAACCTAAGCGAAGCATTAAAAGAATTAAAAGAAAGCAGCATGATCAGAGAGGTATTCGGTGACATCTTGTTCAATTCTTACCTCGAAGAAAAACAAGCCGATTGGGACGAATACCGCCTTTCCGTTTCTGAATGGGAAATTAAAAAATACCAATAA
- the gpmA gene encoding 2,3-diphosphoglycerate-dependent phosphoglycerate mutase, giving the protein MKVVLIRHGQSLWNLENRFTGWTDVDLSKQGLEEARQAGIILRENGYTLDVAFTSLLKRAIRTLWITLHELDRMWVPVHKTWMLNERHYGALQGLNKDETAQKYGVEQVQLWRRSADVRPPALDKNDPRYEAQSPKYKDIEVPLTENLLDTEKRVIHYWCHHIVPQLEDGKHIIISAHGNSIRALVKYLDDIPSDGIASLNIPTGVPLVYELDHDLKPIKHYYLGKDGPLPEGSISRHI; this is encoded by the coding sequence ATGAAAGTCGTTTTAATTCGTCATGGTCAGAGCCTTTGGAATTTGGAAAACAGATTTACGGGATGGACCGATGTCGATTTGTCAAAACAAGGGCTTGAAGAAGCGCGACAAGCAGGGATTATTCTTAGAGAAAATGGATACACCTTGGATGTTGCTTTTACCTCTTTACTTAAAAGAGCTATTCGGACACTTTGGATTACACTTCATGAATTGGATAGGATGTGGGTACCGGTTCATAAAACTTGGATGTTGAATGAGAGACATTATGGCGCCCTTCAAGGATTAAACAAAGACGAAACGGCACAAAAATATGGAGTGGAACAGGTTCAATTGTGGAGACGGTCTGCTGACGTTAGGCCCCCTGCATTAGATAAAAACGATCCTCGCTATGAAGCTCAGAGCCCGAAGTATAAAGACATTGAGGTCCCTTTAACAGAGAACCTTTTGGATACAGAAAAAAGAGTCATTCACTATTGGTGTCATCATATAGTGCCTCAATTGGAAGACGGCAAGCATATTATTATTTCCGCACATGGGAATTCGATTCGCGCGCTGGTGAAATATTTGGATGACATTCCGTCAGATGGAATTGCGAGCTTAAATATCCCGACTGGTGTTCCATTAGTCTATGAACTGGATCATGACCTCAAACCAATCAAACATTATTATTTAGGAAAAGACGGGCCACTCCCAGAAGGATCGATATCTAGACATATTTAG
- a CDS encoding acyltransferase family protein, with protein sequence MTSKRIEWFDNSKGILIFLVVFGHLIESYRQIHGNQTILWLYNTIYTFHMPLFIIISGYFFREGRVKKVIQFMGIFLIWQLIDGFLTPLISSHTLPSFTDGSRLFKLLIPYWTLWFLMGMIIWRMVTPYFLKLRFPILIAIGLAIWSSYVPDLTSWFSLRKILTFYPFYLIGYWLAQKGSLNQIMNQVTLRPWRMRLVAGGIFLSFIVFMAFYTKWGYIYNTQQMFARYAFKDMDWSILQGSLYSLIYYGCVTLLCLSILILIPINKKLFILNRFGYYSLFIYLLHSNCIRILRAVMSKGMTHHPEVLIPSAFVLAFLICWTATSKPIMALFSRLIEPEFNWLMSKSIKTKPTKTYGLNYNQ encoded by the coding sequence ATGACTTCAAAACGTATTGAATGGTTCGATAATAGCAAAGGCATTTTAATTTTTCTGGTGGTGTTTGGTCATTTAATTGAAAGTTACCGACAAATTCATGGGAATCAAACCATTTTATGGCTATATAACACAATTTATACCTTTCACATGCCACTCTTTATTATCATAAGCGGTTATTTTTTTAGAGAAGGAAGAGTTAAAAAGGTCATTCAGTTTATGGGGATCTTTTTAATTTGGCAACTGATTGATGGGTTCCTGACACCACTCATCAGTTCACACACGCTGCCAAGTTTTACGGATGGGAGCCGTTTGTTTAAGCTCTTAATCCCTTATTGGACACTGTGGTTCCTTATGGGGATGATCATATGGCGAATGGTAACACCTTATTTTCTTAAATTGCGTTTTCCGATACTCATTGCCATTGGCCTTGCGATTTGGTCAAGTTATGTACCAGATTTAACCTCTTGGTTTTCATTAAGGAAAATTTTGACCTTTTATCCGTTCTATTTGATTGGGTATTGGCTTGCTCAAAAAGGGTCCTTAAACCAGATTATGAACCAAGTCACTTTAAGACCTTGGAGGATGAGGCTTGTTGCGGGAGGCATTTTCTTAAGCTTTATTGTCTTCATGGCCTTTTATACAAAATGGGGCTATATCTATAACACCCAGCAAATGTTCGCGCGTTATGCGTTTAAAGATATGGATTGGTCAATTCTTCAAGGGTCGCTCTATTCTTTAATTTATTATGGTTGTGTCACCCTTTTATGTCTGTCCATTCTCATTTTAATCCCAATCAATAAAAAGCTGTTTATTTTAAATAGATTTGGCTATTACTCGCTTTTCATCTATTTGCTTCATTCCAATTGTATAAGGATACTGCGTGCTGTGATGTCTAAAGGAATGACGCATCATCCCGAGGTGCTCATCCCATCGGCCTTTGTGCTGGCCTTCTTGATTTGTTGGACAGCAACAAGCAAACCGATCATGGCCTTATTTAGCCGACTGATTGAACCTGAATTTAATTGGCTGATGTCGAAAAGTATAAAAACAAAACCAACCAAGACTTATGGTCTTAATTATAATCAATAG